From a single Leptidea sinapis chromosome 1, ilLepSina1.1, whole genome shotgun sequence genomic region:
- the LOC126968290 gene encoding uncharacterized protein LOC126968290, with the protein MAAVSAAMFRPGGGLDPPCYASQRVYETPESTRSKKWSSKLKLNTSGSSKSSEKSPESPYLYGTISGPGGSSLSKSMKYAETWLYGSVRAQTPPVRSNIFTSYPESPGPVLISTPQKPTPHNYAVILCSCPEYLNGTKKSSSTKVSICKKCKGSRLPLTITDSPRLLVGGTVRGPQINRDAGLMRAGTVRVQGTKSRPTILKPNGDSDPYDLMRRSRLAPPHETRIGSQFSTSRSRAKSISPCRIKNKKPSPESISKIRSKSVSRVNEIWVEEEEHVLENKKSILSCDINPYDLVKCSSDSTNNLSVDFDEDFNQEYNVNPRKNVLNYNNSNSDGNVKNISGQRIRISNESNSTNINESSVYDPVNFDLKNYDFKSSNMSSALILPNIKNENTNLGTIGKSSSKKILNATTNRAKQKNPSPKRPPRRMRNIKTDEDSESDTQRLPEKNYSKKISNENVRYTRNRNQKPDAIKSILKKPKNYDSNNSLFKTETSDDSFDNKSVNNSQFYLPKPKDKNTFKSKNTLNRKRVQFQVENEITKVIYTAELNLQDIGTVSNTSKKNEEPLPKGDILSKALQESLTDDKEILERNIINEKDNRKINTNDEENSMSLNNLAPIIEKEEIKIDVVEVNTLPDNNLPKVPILRRSESERLTSTITISPPKFMDTMALRSRSKHGHTSQVFLESPSEAPIVSNISSTKAVNNDACETSASMDNESGNLSDSSEITKNVLRNLRCAVSQLPEPPPRLKSKSKRQNYVKTRFIRKNSCSSTSDEWSDSNDGEQRTVLRVKQFDSDEEQIKQVASLQKMPENEPRKTSIQINGNECYSTMNVNSDTPIYLSSVVVNDDSSKSCASYQSGTTVTISVGSSSSEVKNLKSQVYLGAIFSNECDKVEDGNTYEEYFNENSTLNNSNNMSSILNDPVEAIKRNLIPHVCGKKDDIVSQATINLAVRSKEDESKQNADSGTLVPKLFDDPFFAHLAEGLDSDLVKKLIENSLIKLQETKNQDQSNKMTIEKLIECSLINMKEEMNKTGESSNNNKDQTNDNPVSNNNLVATSVYPQNDINVCSAPYESMEYESGATGVFSDLEPMSDCYNASASELSTEDDTNSTRSKFYQMLVDAAICDIETANNTDEDHHYESIRLNSDPIYEEIGDMPPPLPVNPPPNSLSMIDDEKRSGSRSIFEGASKYDILSYLVDAKERGIDDEETYITHFDNSQETQVLDKNEKNLKDDIKSHLGVERNTSQISHTSDSSEDNSLIINNEIVEKPIVCKKPSVEIERNDSGVGSETSKSSRSRLQGKNSPRNSISDKDTPIHLCEDCDTAVETQITEEGSIYAPLVCRKCAKKRAERKEIITEIVETEEKYGRDLQIILEEFYKPMLVAGLLTQEQLSAIFLNVEELIDNNQVLSEKLRDALEIAVEQGDEDLLTVNVGKILLECSGILTAFQSYCVKQAGAALLLAGLEKEKELLRIFLRVSQMENTVLRRMNLNSFLMVPVQRVTKYPLLLSRLYRATASCASEREDVKSAQRCVESRLEEINAAAAAAAAAARDVPLWRRLAAARRTAHDLHVADIRLRKMAVDVLDWNHDDARFAMEGKLLFTQPNDNNWRKGRTIKLISINALLVTNGKPTNTHKTNEIRETREARDREAREKEGEALFARSGVREAALLLVREKAGRYTLQREPLFLDRCVVAADHEPEHFFEVHEITTKDSFIFKSEESSRTRTWYRQLQYHAQGAGAWRKRRNALANIMINPMLTRN; encoded by the exons gTTTATGAAACACCAGAATCGACGCGTTCGAAGAAATGGTCTTCCAAATTGAAACTTAATACATCAGGCAGTAGCAAATCTTCTGAAAAGTCCCCAGAAAGTCCTTATTTATATGGAACTATAAGTGGACCGGGGGGTTCATCGTTATCAAAATCAATGAAATATGCTGAGACTTGGCTTTATGGGTCTGTTAGGGCCCAAACGCCTCCTGTtagatctaatatttttacATCCTATCCTGAATCTCCAGGACCTGTCTTAATCAGCACACCTCAAAAACCTACACCACATAACTATGCAGTTATTTTATGTTCCTGTCCAGAATATCTCAATGGTACAAAAAAGTCCAGCTCAACCAAAGTCAGTATATGTAAGAAATGCAAAGGATCTCGTTTGCCACTAACTATAACCGATAGTCCTCGGTTACTAGTTGGTGGAACTGTTAGGGGTCCTCAGATCAATCGAGATGCTGGCTTAATGAGGGCAGGAACGGTCCGAGTTCAAGGTACTAAATCAAGACCGACTATACTTAAACCAAATGGAGATTCCGATCCTTATGATTTGATGCGCCGTAGCCGATTGGCACCACCTCACGAAACTCGTATAGGCAGCCAATTTTCTACATCACGATCACGTGCAAAAAGTATAAGTCCTTgtcgtataaaaaataaaaaaccaagtcCAGAAAGTATATCCAAAATTAGAAGTAAGTCAGTTAGCCGTGTCAATGAAATCTGGGTTGAAGAAGAAGAGCATGTACTCGAAAACAAAAAGTCTATTTTGTCTTGTGACATAAACCCTTATGATTTAGTGAAATGTTCAAGTGattcaacaaataatttatcTGTGGATTTTGATGAAGATTTTAATCAAGAATATAATGTGAATCCtcgaaaaaatgttttaaactacaataattcaaattcagatggtaacgtaaaaaatataagtgGCCAACGAATACGTATTTCAAATGAATCTAATTCAACAAATATAAATGAATCATCTGTGTATGATCCTGTCAATTTTGATctcaaaaactatgattttaagtCATCAAACATGTCATCGGCATTAATATTACCGAATATTAAGaatgaaaatacaaatttaggtACCATAGGCAAGTCTAGtagtaagaaaattttaaatgcaACTACAAATCGTGCAAAACAAAAAAACCCCTCACCAAAACGTCCCCCAAGAAGAATGAGAAATATTAAAACGGACGAGGATAGTGAGAGTGACACACAAAGACTCCCTGAAAAAAACTACAGTAAAAAGATATCAAATGAGAATGTTCGTTATACAAGAAATAGAAATCAAAAACCCGATGCCATAAAATCCATTCTAAAAAAGcctaaaaattatgattcaaATAATTCTTTGTTCAAAACAGAGACATCAGATGATTCGTTTGATAATAAGTCTGTAAATAATTCTCAGTTCTATCTTCCAAAGCCTAAAGATAAAAACACATTCAAATCGAAAAACACTTTAAATCGAAAACGAGTACAATTCCAAGTTGAAAATGAAATCACAAAGGTTATTTATACAGCCGAGTTGAACCTTCAAGATATTGGTACTGTTTCGAATACGAGTAAGAAAAACGAAGAGCCATTACCAAAAGGTGATATTTTAAGCAAAGCCTTACAAGAATCTCTAACAGATGACAAAGAAATTCTcgaaagaaatataataaatgaaaaagacAATCGTAAAATAAATACCAATGATGAAGAAAATTCTATGTCGTTAAATAATTTAGCACCTATCATCGAAAAAGAAGAAATTAAGATAGATGTTGTGGAAGTTAATACTTTACCAG ATAACAATTTACCGAAAGTACCGATACTACGACGTTCTGAATCGGAAAGGTTGACTTCAACGATAACGATATCACCGCCCAAATTTATGGATACAATGGCCTTGAGATCTAGATCTAAACATGGCCATACTAGCCAAGTCTTTTTGGAGTCACCTTCTGAAGCTCCTATCGTATCAAATATAAGTAGTACAAAAGCTGTTAATAATGATGCTTGTGAGACGAGTGCTAGTATGGATAATGAATCCGGAAACTTAAGCGATAGCAGTGAGATAACCAAAAATGTTCTAAGAAATTTGCGATGTGCTGTGTCACAATTACCAGAGCCTCCACCGAGACTAAAATCTAAGTCAAAGAGACAGAATTACGTTAAAACGAGATTTATACGAAAGAATTCTTGTAGTTCGACAAGCGATGAATGGTCAGACTCAAATGACGGTGAACAAAGAACAGTTTTACGAGTCAAACAATTTGATTCTGATGAAGAACAGATCAAACAAGTGGCAAGCTTACAAAAAATGCCTGAAAATGAGCCAAGAAAAACATCAATACAAATAAACGGAAACGAATGTTATTCTACAATGAATGTCAATAGTGACACTCCAATTTATTTATCTTCAGTTGTTGTTAATGATGATTCTAGTAAGTCCTGTGCTTCTTATCAATCAGGTACTACCGTTACAATAAGTGTTGGATCATCTTCAAGCGaggtaaaaaatttaaaaagtcaagTTTACCTAGGGGCAATTTTTTCTAACGAATGCGATAAGGTTGAAGATGGTAACACCTATGAAGaatatttcaatgaaaataGTACACTTAATAATTCCAATAACATGTCGTCTATTCTAAATGATCCCGTTGAGGCCATCAAGCGTAACTTAATACCACATGTCTGTGGCAAAAAGGATGATATTGTTTCACAAGCTACTATTAATCTTGCAGTCCGTAGCAAAGAAGATGAGAGTAAACAAAATGCAGATAGTGGAACTCTCGTGCCTAAGCTTTTTGATGACCCATTCTTTGCTCATTTAGCGGAGGGCCTTGACTCTGATTTAGTGAAGAAATTGATTgaaaattcattaataaaactCCAGGAAACAAAGAATCAAGATCAAAGTAATAAAATGACCATTGAAAAACTCATAGAATGCTCTCTTATAAATATGAAAGAAGAAATGAACAAAACAGGAGAAtcgtctaataataataaagaccaAACTAATGACAACCCTGTTAGTAACAATAATTTGGTTGCTACATCTGTTTACCCGCAGAATGATATTAATGTCTGCTCTGCTCCCTATGAAAGTATGGAGTATGAAAGCGGTGCAACAGGAGTATTTTCAGATTTGGAACCTATGTCAGACTGTTACAATGCGTCTGCAAGCGAATTGTCAACAGAAGATGATACAAATTCAACAAGGTCTAAATTTTATCAGATGTTGGTAGATGCGGCAATTTGCGACATAGAAACTGCAAATAACACTGATGAAGATCATCACTATGAATCCATACGTTTGAATAGTGATCCAATTTATGAAGAAATAGGAGATATGCCACCACCTTTACCTGTTAACCCACCACCAAATTCATTATCAATGATAGATGATGAAAAACGTAGCGGATCCCGTTCAATATTTGAAGGGGCTTCTAAGTAtgatattttatcatatttagTCGATGCTAAGGAAAGGGGAATAGACGATGAAGAGACTTATATTACCCACTTTGATAACTCGCAAGAAACACAAGTTCtggataaaaatgaaaaaaacttaAAGGATGACATCAAATCTCATTTAGGAGTAGAAAGAAACACGAGTCAAATATCTCACACATCTGATTCTAGTGAAGATAATtctcttataattaataatgagaTAGTTGAAAAACCTATCGTTTGTAAAAAGCCATCTGTTGAGATAGAGCGGAATGATTCTGGTGTGGGTTCAGAAACCAGTAAGTCCTCAAGAAGTCGATTACAAGGGAAAAATTCTCCTAGAAATTCTATTAGCGACAAAGATACGCCTATACACTTGTGCGAAGATTGCGACACGGCAGTTGAGACGCAAATTACTGAAGAag gaTCTATATATGCACCTCTTGTCTGTAGAAAATGTGCCAAAAAACGGGCGGAAAGAAAAGAGATAATAACAGAAATTGTGGAAACTGAAGAAAAATATGGACGTGATCTCCAAATTATACTGGAAGAGTTTTATAAACCAATGCTGGTCGCTGGTTTACTTACCCAGGAGCAGCTAAGTGCGATATTTTTGAACGTTGAAGAACTAATCGATAATAACCAGGTTTTGTCGGAAAAGTTGAGAGACGCTCTTGAGATAGCTGTTGAACAGGGTGATGAG gacTTATTGACAGTAAATGTTGGGAAAATTCTACTGGAATGTTCCGGAATTTTGACAGCGTTTCAGTCATATTGTGTCAAACAAGCAGGTGCGGCACTACTTCTAGCAGGGCTGGAAAAGGAAAAAGAATTATTGAGAATATTTTTACGTGTTTCTCAAATGGAAAACACCGTATTGAGAAGAATGAACCTCAATTCATTTCTTATG GTTCCTGTTCAGCGAGTAACAAAATATCCACTTCTTCTCTCGCGGCTGTATCGTGCAACTGCTTCCTGCGCATCGGAGAGGGAGGATGTAAAAAGCGCTCAACGTTGCGTTGAGTCGAGACTCGAGGAAATCAACGCAGCGGCGGCGGCAGCTGCTGCAGCAGCAAGGGACGTTCCTCTTTGGCGAAGGCTGGCAGCAGCAAGACGAACAGCACATGACCTGCATGTAGCTGATATAAGGCTCAGAAAAATGGCTGTTGACGTTTTGGATTGGAATCATGATGACGCTAG GTTTGCAATGGAGGGAAAGCTACTGTTCACTCAGCCGAACGACAACAATTGGCGCAAGGGTCGCACTATTAAATTGATTTCTATTAACGCTCTTTTGGTAACTAATGGAAAG CCAACGAATACGCACAAAACGAACGAAATACGGGAAACGAGAGAAGCGAGAGATCGCGAGGCGAGGGAGAAGGAAGGAGAAGCTCTCTTCGCTCGGAGTGGAGTTAGAGAAGCAGCACTACTGCTAGTGAGAGAGAAGGCAGGACGATACACGCTACAGCGGGAACCTCTGTTCTTGGATCGCTGTGTCGTTGCCGCGGATCACGAGCCGGAGCACTTCTTTGAAGTTCATGAAATTACTACGAAggattcatttatttttaag TCTGAGGAGAGTTCACGCACGCGCACTTGGTACAGACAGCTTCAATACCACGCACAAGGTGCTGGAGCCTGGCGCAAAAGACGAAACGCCTTAGCCAACATCATGATTAACCCCATGCTAACGAGAAACTAA